The Chthonomonas sp. genome segment TCACCAACGAAGTGCCGTGGCGAATCACGCTGGATTATACGATTCGACGATAGCGACGGGCTATAATCTGGGTCAAGCCTAATTTATGGGATCTAGTTCCAATGTTGCCGGTGGCATCGCCAGTGTCGCCCTCATTCTCGCCAATTGCTATTTTGTCGCCGCCGAGTATGGCTTAATCGGCTCGCGTAAGGGCCGCCTGGAACCCCTCGCCAAGAAGGGTAGCGCCGCCGCCAAGCTGGTGCTCGGCGCCATGGAACAGACTCAGCGCTACGTCGCGGGCATCCAAGTTGCCATCACGCTTTGCGGCCTCGGCATTGGTTCTGTGGCGGAACCCCTCATCAGCGAATCGTTCGCCGACGCGCTCGGCCAAACGGTCCCCCGCTGGGTGAGCGTTCTGCTGGCCCTGCTCGTCGCGACCTACGTCGTGGTGGTCATCGCCGAGTTGGTCCCCAAGTATCTGGCCATTCGCGATCCCGAGCGAGTTGCGATGCGCTGCATTCGGCCGCTGCGACTCACGGTTGCTTTGCTGACGCCGCTCGCGTGGCTCGTCGAGCGCTCCGGCGCGGTGGTGCTGCGCCCATTCGGTATCAATGTTTCGGAACTCAAAGACGAAAGCCTCAGCCGCCAAGAGCTATTGCTCCTGGTGAAAAGCGGCGCCAACGAGGGCGTGTACGACGAGGCGCACTCGCGCCTGGTCCAGAAGGCGCTGATGTTCGACCATCTCGACGCCGCCGACATCATGATCCACCGCCTGGATGTGAAGTGGGTGGATGTGAACATCAGCAAGGAAGGGCTGATTGAGGCGATGCAAGCAAACCGCCACAGCCGCCTGGTGGTGTGCGACGGCGACATTGATAACGTGGTGGGAATTCTGTATCTGCAGGACCTGATACGGTCGTGGGGCGATCCGCAGTGGAACCTCGTGGACCTGCTACGCAAACCCGACCTTATTCCCGAAAATCTCAACCTCAACCGCGTGATCCAGCGAATGCGCGATGCCAAAACCCAGATCCTGATGGTGGCGGACGAGTATGGCGGCACCAGCGGCCTGATCACCCTGGAGGACGTGGTGGAGGAAGTCTTTGGCGAACTCGACGACGCCCCGGAGAGCGATCGCCCCGCCATTGAAGCGCAAGGGCCGTATCGCCTGAGCATCCGCGCCGACGTCCGCTACGACGAGATTTTGGAGTTTCTCCAGCGCGACAACGACGAGGTGCGCACCGACGCGGTTGCGGCGATTATCGCCGAACGGCTGGGCAAGTTACCCAAATTGGGTGATCGGGTGGACGACGAACTGGGCACATTCCGCGTGGAGAACATGACGCGCCGACGCGTAACCCGCGTGGTGCTGCAGCTCAAGTCGCCAGCGCAGAAATAAGGCCGCTTAAATGTCGCTGAGATTCTGCGACTTGGCTTCGTAGTGAACGCGCAAGC includes the following:
- a CDS encoding HlyC/CorC family transporter: MGSSSNVAGGIASVALILANCYFVAAEYGLIGSRKGRLEPLAKKGSAAAKLVLGAMEQTQRYVAGIQVAITLCGLGIGSVAEPLISESFADALGQTVPRWVSVLLALLVATYVVVVIAELVPKYLAIRDPERVAMRCIRPLRLTVALLTPLAWLVERSGAVVLRPFGINVSELKDESLSRQELLLLVKSGANEGVYDEAHSRLVQKALMFDHLDAADIMIHRLDVKWVDVNISKEGLIEAMQANRHSRLVVCDGDIDNVVGILYLQDLIRSWGDPQWNLVDLLRKPDLIPENLNLNRVIQRMRDAKTQILMVADEYGGTSGLITLEDVVEEVFGELDDAPESDRPAIEAQGPYRLSIRADVRYDEILEFLQRDNDEVRTDAVAAIIAERLGKLPKLGDRVDDELGTFRVENMTRRRVTRVVLQLKSPAQK